ATTACTCGGCCATCGAAGAAGAACGGGAGGTAGGGATAGGCGGAACCGGGTCATAACCACCGGGATTCCACGGATGACAGCGACCTAAACGACGAAAGGTCAGCCAGCCTCCGCGCAGAAGGCCATGATTTTCGATGGCTTCGTACGCGTAGCAGGAACAGCTGGGATAGAAACGACAGTGACTGGCCATCAGGGGACTAATGGCGTAGCGA
This portion of the Pseudomonas sp. MRSN 12121 genome encodes:
- the yidD gene encoding membrane protein insertion efficiency factor YidD; translation: MRKLALVPIQFYRYAISPLMASHCRFYPSCSCYAYEAIENHGLLRGGWLTFRRLGRCHPWNPGGYDPVPPIPTSRSSSMAE